GGGTGGTGAATACTTACACAATCAACaaagttatgttttatttatttatttattttcttaaaggtGTATAAGTTAAGATGTTGGCCAAAAAAACTGCCATGGCTTAAACCATGATTTGTTATCGTTTTCTACAGTTTGTTCCATATAATTTatacaagtaaaaaaatatcTACTAGTGCATATTACTCTAGATCTTTTAAAGAAGAGATACAGAAAGATTCATACCACATGTTGTGGTCCACGACTGCTTGCAATATAATGGAGTGCCACTTTTTGTTATTGAAGTAAGCAGCTGGGTTTTGTCTTGGGGAGCTGATGGGGATGTGGGTCACACTGATCGCACCAGCACACATGGGATAACCGCGTCCTGCAAACCCCCTGAGCGTGTTTTGAAGAATCTCCCCTTGTGGCAGAGagataaagtgtgtgagagtcacAGTGTTCAGGGCAGAGGTGACCTGGCGCACTAACGTGCACACAGTGGACAGTCCGACACCGAAGAGACAGCTGATGGTCCTGTATTCACTCGGGGTCGCGTACCACCATAACACGATGGCCAGCCTGCGCCGGGGCTCCAGCGCTTTCCTCCAGCGGGTGGATTTGCGTCTCAGTTTCACCTCCACAAGTTCTAGAAGGAGCTCAAATGTCCTCCGGGACATACGGAAGTGATCCACCCACTGCTCATCATCAAAGTTAGCCAGGACATTAGACCAGAACGCTTCTCCACTGGgtctctctctgctccacaCTCGTCTCTCCACATGCCCGTGCACATGGAGGAGTCTTGTACACAACACCAAGGCTCTCAGCCTCACATGACGTCTCCGAGATCTGCGCCGAGAGGCTTCATATCCCCTCCTGCTCCTCTCCACCTTCTCATCCAGCGACCTTTTTATATCCGCAACACgcctgtgtgacatcagcaaTCCGTTACACAACATTAACTGCTTTGAAAAGGTGTGGAAAAGCAACAACATACTCGCCGAGTCAACGCTGGATATCAGTGACAGCTCACGCGCCATTGTTAGTAAACAAACTAACTTCCGGCGCACCAAAGAGACGTCACATCAATACACGAGCTTGGCATTTAAACAGGTTTAGAATTATAGacgtatattttaaatatattggtctatatgtaatatatgtgtgtgtgtatgtatatatatatatatatatatatatatatatatatatatatatatatatatatatttttatatatttttatatatttattattattattattgttgttgttgttgttgctgttattattaataataactatagtaataataatattatataatataaatagtagaatattatataataatattaaattattattattgttgttattattataattattattattaacaataataataacaatatttctttctttctttctttctttctttctttctttctttctttctttcttaattggACTACCACTTAAATATTTCCCAAACAGAAACATTGGAAATCATTTTCAGtgaattaaatttttatatttttatctctaAAACCATGTCTACTGTGATTTCAACTTCAAGGAGAAGTTGTTCCGACCTTCTATGTACGTGACTAGAAATTgttgtgactagaaattgtttGTGCAAAACATAAGATGGACAGAATGTGCTAGAGACGAGATGGTGAATCAAATAGATTGTTCTAATAAATTGTGACCCTTTGTACACTTCCCCATGCCTACTACTGTGTTACTTTTTTCCAAACTTCTCCAACTATATTATCACCACACTATTACCC
The Tachysurus vachellii isolate PV-2020 chromosome 6, HZAU_Pvac_v1, whole genome shotgun sequence genome window above contains:
- the zmp:0000000634 gene encoding putative nuclease HARBI1; translation: MARELSLISSVDSASMLLLFHTFSKQLMLCNGLLMSHRRVADIKRSLDEKVERSRRGYEASRRRSRRRHVRLRALVLCTRLLHVHGHVERRVWSRERPSGEAFWSNVLANFDDEQWVDHFRMSRRTFELLLELVEVKLRRKSTRWRKALEPRRRLAIVLWWYATPSEYRTISCLFGVGLSTVCTLVRQVTSALNTVTLTHFISLPQGEILQNTLRGFAGRGYPMCAGAISVTHIPISSPRQNPAAYFNNKKWHSIILQAVVDHNMCFSDIYVGYPGRTHNARVLATSPLYKKAEEQDGYLFPREDALTVNGVEIPVHLIGDAAYPLKKWLMKGFTDEHSLTPEQRHFNSQLNSAHMVVENAMGRLKGRWRCLLKRNDVDVAFMPDIVTACCILHNVCELNTEEFLPEWTADADEVLQQPDTDIYRDTVMDSTRAIRDTMVTIV